From Granulimonas faecalis:
TCGTGGGCGAGGACCCCGCCGACCCGGTGTTCTGTATCTCCGACATCCTCATCCACCTCGCCCAGGAGCAGATGAAGAAGCCCATGGCCGAGGCCGTGGAGCACGAGAAGCTCGACGTCATCGTGGGCGGCCGGCCCCTCGTGGACGGCTCCGGCGACGATGACGACGCCAAGGGAGAGGCTGTCAAGGGCCTGCTGCTCCAGATCCTCGGCGACCGCTACGGCATCGAGGAGGAGGACCTCCTGTCCGCCGAGCTCGAGGTGGTCCCGGCCGGCCCCGCCCGCGATATGGGCTTCGACCGCTCCATGATCCTGGGCTACGGCCACGACGACCGCGTGTGCGCCTACACGTCCCTCCGCGCCATGCTCGACGTCGAGGCGCCGCGCCGCACCTCCGCCTGCCTGCTCGTGGACAAGGAGGAGATCGGCTCCGTGGGCGCCACCGGCATGGACGCCCTCTACTTCGAGAACGCCGTCGCCGAGCTCATGGAGCTCGCCGGCGAGGGCGGGTCGCTGCGCCTGCACCGCGCCCTGGCCAACTCCCGCATGCTCTCGAGCGACGTCTCCGCGGGCTTCGACCCGGCCTACGCCGACCGCTTCGAGGAGAAGAACTCCGCGTTCCTCGGGCGCGGCCTCTGCTTCAACAAGTACACGGGGTCCCGCGGCAAGAGCGGCTCCAACGACGCCGACGCCGAGTACGTGGCCCAGGTGCGCGCCATCATGGACGGCGCCGACGTGGCGTTCCAGACCTGCGAGCTCGGCCGCGTGAACGCGGGCGGCGGCGGCACCATCGCCTACCTCATGGCCCACTACGGCATGGACGTCATCGACTCCGGCGTGGCCGTGCTGTCCATGCACTCCCTCTGGGAGGTCGTCTCCAAGGCCGACGTCTTCGAGGCCTACCGCGGCTACAAGGCGTTCCTGGAGTGCCCGGAGGCCTAGGCCCCGGTCCCTCCCGCACCGCCCGCATCCCTGCAGGGCCAGGCCCCGCCCGCCGTCCCGGCAGGTGGGGCCTTCTCGGCCCGCGACCGAAAGGAGCGCCCGTGCGCGCCGCGTCACCCAACCTGAAGGTCTCGTCCGACGTCACCCGGCAGACCCTCCGCCACTACTGGGCCGTCACCGCCAGGCACCTGCCCTGGTTCGTGGGCGCGGTGCTCTCGAGCCTGGGGTTCGTGTTCTTCCTCTCCTACATGAACCCGTACCTCATGGGCCTCGTGATCGACCGCGTGAGCGAGGGGCGAACGGCCGCCGCCGACGTCCTGCCGGTGTTCGGACCGGTCATGGCCGCGCTGGTGGCCGTGAACGCCGTGGGCCAGGCCTGCTCCAAGCTGCAGGACTACTTCACCGCCAAGGTCGAGATCCTGGCCACCTACGACCTCACCACCCAGGCCTTCGACACACTCTCCAACCAGTCCATGACGTTCTACGCCAACCGGTTCGGCGGGTCGCTCGTCTCCCAGGTGCAGCGCTTCTGCGGCGCCTACACCACCCTCATGGACTGCCTGCAGTACGCCGTGATCCCCATCTGCTCGGCCGTGGTGTTCACCATCGGCCTGCTGGCGGCGGAGGTCCCGGTGTACGTGTGCGTGCTCTCGCTGTTCCTCGTGGTCTACGTGTGCGTGGTCTACCGGCTCTACAGCCGCATCCTGCCGGCTAATGCAGAGGCCGCGGCGGCGGGCAACCGGCTCTCGGGCCAGCTGGCCGATGCCGTCACCAACATCATGGCCGTCAAGACGAGCGGCCGCGAGGACTACGAGCGTGGGCGCTTCGACGACGCCAGCCGCGAGGTGCGCGCCGCCGACTCCCGCCGCATGCGCGCCAACATCCGCTGCGGCGCTGCCACGAGCTCCATCATCGTGCTCATCATGGCCGCGTGCACGGTGTTCGTGGCGGGCGGCAACGCGTGGTTCGGCGTCACGCCGGGCGTGCTCGTGATGATGTTCAACTACACCTACAGCCTCACCATGCAGTTCAACCGCCTGTCGTCCACCTTCTCCACGCTCAACCGCGCCTTCGGCGACGCCTACGACCTCACGGTGGCCCTGGGCGAGCCGCTGCTCGTGGCCGACGCCCCCGGCGCGCCGGCCCTCGAGGTGACCGAGGGGGCCATCGACTTCGAGGGCGTCACGTTCCACTACCCTGACGCCGACGACGAGGACCGCGTCTTCTCGGACTTCACGCTCCACGTGCCCGCCGGCCAGCGGGTGGGCCTCGTGGGCCGCAGCGGCTCGGGCAAGACGACACTCACCACGCTGCTCCTGCGCCTGGCCGACCTCCAGGGCGGCCGCATCCTCATCGACGGCCAGGACGTCTCGGCGGCGGCCCAGGCGAGCCTGCGCCGCTCCATTTCCTACGTGCCGCAAGAGCCGCTGCTGTTCCACCGCAGCATCCGCGACAACATCGCCTACGGGCGCCCTGATGCCACCGACGAGGAGGTGCGCGCCGCCGCCGAGCGCGCCAACGCGCTCGAGTTCATCGACCGCCTTCCCC
This genomic window contains:
- a CDS encoding ABC transporter ATP-binding protein → MRAASPNLKVSSDVTRQTLRHYWAVTARHLPWFVGAVLSSLGFVFFLSYMNPYLMGLVIDRVSEGRTAAADVLPVFGPVMAALVAVNAVGQACSKLQDYFTAKVEILATYDLTTQAFDTLSNQSMTFYANRFGGSLVSQVQRFCGAYTTLMDCLQYAVIPICSAVVFTIGLLAAEVPVYVCVLSLFLVVYVCVVYRLYSRILPANAEAAAAGNRLSGQLADAVTNIMAVKTSGREDYERGRFDDASREVRAADSRRMRANIRCGAATSSIIVLIMAACTVFVAGGNAWFGVTPGVLVMMFNYTYSLTMQFNRLSSTFSTLNRAFGDAYDLTVALGEPLLVADAPGAPALEVTEGAIDFEGVTFHYPDADDEDRVFSDFTLHVPAGQRVGLVGRSGSGKTTLTTLLLRLADLQGGRILIDGQDVSAAAQASLRRSISYVPQEPLLFHRSIRDNIAYGRPDATDEEVRAAAERANALEFIDRLPQGMDTMVGERGVKLSGGQRQRVAIARAILTDAPILVLDEATSALDSESERLIQEALATLMEGRTSIVVAHRLSTVASLDRIVVLQDGKVVEDGTHGELVGAGGAYEMLWDRQTGAFLDEEGDGQ
- a CDS encoding aminopeptidase, whose translation is MERPCAWNRYDDRQLADLESLAADYRTFISENKTERECVAASVRLAEAAGYTDLADAVAAGRAVKPGDRLYVNTRGKALTLFCVGTEPIEAGMDILGAHVDSPRLDVKQNPVYEKADLAFLDTHYYGGLKANLWVATPLAIHGVVAKKDGSVVPVVVGEDPADPVFCISDILIHLAQEQMKKPMAEAVEHEKLDVIVGGRPLVDGSGDDDDAKGEAVKGLLLQILGDRYGIEEEDLLSAELEVVPAGPARDMGFDRSMILGYGHDDRVCAYTSLRAMLDVEAPRRTSACLLVDKEEIGSVGATGMDALYFENAVAELMELAGEGGSLRLHRALANSRMLSSDVSAGFDPAYADRFEEKNSAFLGRGLCFNKYTGSRGKSGSNDADAEYVAQVRAIMDGADVAFQTCELGRVNAGGGGTIAYLMAHYGMDVIDSGVAVLSMHSLWEVVSKADVFEAYRGYKAFLECPEA